A portion of the Adhaeribacter radiodurans genome contains these proteins:
- a CDS encoding slipin family protein → MKTNTDRWWNPISATVLIVLLAASIALLYFQLIHPVGFAALVLLSFFVARAINIANQWEKAVVLRMGKYQGLKGPGIFFIIPIIDKIDNYIDQRVRVTDFKAEQTLTKDTVPVNVDAVVYWTVWDVEKAALEVQEYETAIFYIAQTGLRDMIGKHELADLLQERDKVAEDLQQIMDHHTNSWGITCQNVGIKDIIIPQTLADAMSKEAQAERERRARVILGTAETEIAFKFAEASEQYRNNPVALHLRGMNMLFEGLKEKGSMVIVPSSALDSMNLGAMGGLVSLAKANDLEKTV, encoded by the coding sequence ATGAAAACAAATACCGATAGATGGTGGAATCCGATTTCTGCCACTGTATTAATTGTATTATTAGCCGCTTCCATAGCGCTGTTATATTTTCAACTCATCCACCCGGTGGGGTTCGCGGCACTCGTGCTGCTTTCTTTTTTTGTGGCCCGGGCCATTAACATTGCTAACCAGTGGGAAAAAGCGGTGGTTCTGCGGATGGGAAAATACCAGGGTCTGAAAGGTCCCGGCATCTTCTTTATCATTCCGATTATCGACAAAATAGATAATTACATCGACCAGCGGGTACGGGTAACAGATTTTAAAGCCGAGCAAACCTTAACCAAAGATACCGTGCCGGTTAATGTAGATGCCGTGGTTTACTGGACCGTTTGGGACGTAGAGAAGGCCGCCCTTGAAGTGCAGGAGTACGAAACCGCCATTTTCTACATTGCCCAAACCGGCTTGCGCGATATGATCGGGAAACACGAATTGGCCGACCTGCTGCAGGAACGCGATAAAGTAGCCGAAGATTTACAACAAATCATGGATCACCACACCAATTCCTGGGGTATTACCTGCCAGAACGTGGGTATCAAAGATATTATAATTCCGCAAACCTTAGCCGATGCCATGAGTAAGGAAGCGCAAGCCGAAAGAGAGCGTCGTGCCCGGGTTATTCTGGGAACCGCTGAAACCGAGATTGCCTTTAAGTTTGCCGAAGCCAGCGAACAATACCGCAACAACCCGGTAGCTTTGCACCTACGCGGTATGAATATGTTGTTTGAAGGGTTAAAGGAAAAAGGCTCAATGGTAATTGTACCGAGCTCCGCCCTGGACTCCATGAACTTAGGTGCCATGGGTGGTTTGGTTTCTCTGGCCAAAGCCAACGATCTGGAAAAAACGGTTTAA
- a CDS encoding GntR family transcriptional regulator, which yields MIEFKLDPKSGSPFYRQIIDQIKFGIAAGNLKTGEQLPTVRSLAVDLKVNLNTVAKAYKELEIQNVLATQQGTGTFISDIKIEIPTEEKQNKLQEICSEFSSIAFSYGFSVDDIIQQLQKLKIR from the coding sequence ATGATTGAGTTTAAACTAGACCCAAAATCTGGCTCGCCCTTTTACCGGCAGATCATCGACCAGATAAAATTTGGCATTGCGGCCGGAAACCTGAAAACGGGCGAACAACTCCCGACCGTCCGGTCTTTGGCCGTAGATTTAAAAGTAAACCTGAATACCGTAGCTAAGGCTTACAAAGAACTGGAAATTCAGAATGTATTGGCAACCCAACAGGGTACCGGTACTTTTATCAGTGACATTAAAATTGAAATACCTACCGAAGAAAAGCAGAACAAACTCCAGGAAATTTGCAGTGAGTTTTCGTCCATTGCTTTTAGCTATGGTTTTTCGGTAGACGATATCATTCAGCAACTTCAAAAACTTAAAATCAGATGA
- a CDS encoding helix-turn-helix domain-containing protein gives MATTQPLRFKTISEYHQQMGLPKPEHPLISVIDMGTMPVWAGQSPQNLVLDFYSIALKRNFNIKFKYGQQEYDFDEGILFFIAPGQVYGIEASPDQEVKRSGWMLLIHPDFLWNTPLAKTIKQYEYFDYAVNEALFLSEKEEHTLTNLLQNIAQEYHSNIDKFSQSVIIAQLELLLTYGERFYHRQFITRKITNHQILNRLEELLNAYFNSDALTEKGIPTVHDIAEQLNISPTYLSNLLKVLTGQSTQQHIHDKLIEKAKEKLSTTALSVSEIAFTLGFEHSQSFSKLFRSKTNLSPLEFRQSFN, from the coding sequence ATGGCAACCACTCAACCCCTCCGCTTTAAAACCATTAGCGAGTACCACCAGCAAATGGGACTTCCTAAGCCGGAACATCCATTAATTAGCGTGATCGATATGGGCACCATGCCGGTTTGGGCGGGGCAGAGTCCGCAAAATTTGGTGTTGGATTTTTATTCCATTGCCCTGAAACGCAATTTTAATATCAAGTTTAAATACGGGCAGCAGGAATATGATTTTGATGAAGGCATCCTATTTTTTATAGCGCCGGGGCAGGTGTATGGCATTGAAGCTAGTCCAGATCAGGAAGTAAAACGGTCGGGGTGGATGTTACTCATTCATCCCGACTTTTTATGGAACACGCCTTTAGCCAAAACCATCAAACAATACGAGTACTTTGATTATGCGGTAAACGAAGCCTTGTTTCTGTCGGAGAAAGAAGAACACACGCTCACGAACCTGCTGCAAAACATTGCCCAGGAATACCATTCTAATATTGATAAGTTCAGCCAGAGTGTCATTATTGCCCAGCTGGAATTACTGCTCACATACGGCGAACGGTTTTACCACCGCCAGTTCATCACCCGCAAAATCACCAATCACCAAATATTAAACCGGCTGGAAGAACTTTTAAATGCGTATTTCAACAGTGATGCCTTAACCGAAAAAGGCATACCCACTGTGCATGATATTGCCGAACAGCTAAACATATCACCTACCTATTTAAGCAATTTGCTCAAAGTTTTAACCGGCCAAAGTACTCAACAACACATCCACGATAAACTCATCGAAAAGGCCAAAGAAAAATTATCCACCACGGCTTTATCCGTCAGCGAAATTGCTTTTACCCTGGGCTTCGAGCATTCCCAATCCTTCAGTAAATTATTCCGCAGCAAAACTAACTTGTCTCCCCTGGAATTTCGTCAATCATTTAATTAG
- a CDS encoding NmrA family NAD(P)-binding protein: protein MKIVVTGSLGHISKPLTQELIHKGNTVTVISSNPGKQTEITAIGATAAIGSLEDVAFLTATFTGADAVYTMVPPNNYFDPNLDLLGYYRQLGYSYAQAIKESGVKRVVNLSSIGAHLEKGNGILRGAHDVEQILNELPPDVSITHLRPTSFYYNLFGYSDLIKNQNVIAANYGADNVIPWVSTKDIAAVVAEELTTSQNDRKVRYIASQELSGNETARILGSAIGQPDLQWVLISDEQTLAGLTAIGMNPEIAAGLVEMYAGLHSGLLAEDYYRNLPAEMGKVKLTDFAQEFAASFQQK, encoded by the coding sequence ATGAAAATTGTAGTTACCGGCTCCTTAGGCCACATCAGCAAACCACTTACCCAGGAGTTAATTCATAAAGGAAACACCGTTACCGTTATCAGCAGCAACCCGGGAAAACAAACCGAAATTACAGCTATAGGTGCCACCGCCGCCATTGGCTCCCTAGAAGATGTTGCCTTCTTAACCGCTACTTTCACCGGGGCCGATGCTGTGTACACCATGGTGCCCCCCAACAATTACTTCGACCCAAACCTGGACTTGCTAGGATATTACCGCCAACTCGGCTATAGTTACGCCCAAGCCATTAAAGAATCTGGCGTAAAGCGGGTAGTAAACCTGAGCAGCATTGGCGCCCATTTAGAAAAAGGTAACGGCATTTTGCGTGGTGCGCACGATGTCGAGCAAATCTTAAACGAACTACCACCGGATGTATCCATTACCCACTTGCGCCCCACTTCTTTCTATTATAACTTATTTGGCTACTCTGACCTGATAAAAAACCAGAACGTGATTGCTGCTAACTACGGAGCCGACAATGTGATTCCCTGGGTTTCAACAAAAGATATTGCCGCAGTAGTAGCGGAAGAACTGACTACTTCTCAAAACGATAGAAAAGTGCGTTACATTGCCAGCCAGGAATTAAGCGGCAACGAAACCGCCCGGATTTTAGGTTCCGCCATTGGCCAGCCCGATTTGCAATGGGTTTTAATTTCCGATGAACAAACTTTAGCTGGTTTAACTGCCATTGGTATGAACCCCGAAATCGCGGCCGGGCTGGTAGAAATGTATGCTGGTCTGCACAGTGGTTTGTTAGCCGAAGATTATTACCGGAACCTGCCAGCGGAAATGGGTAAAGTAAAGCTTACCGACTTTGCCCAGGAATTTGCAGCATCTTTTCAGCAAAAGTAA
- a CDS encoding MFS transporter, translating into MAPLKNTQVLIMAATAGIAVANVYYSQPILHEISLQFHTTLEKAGSISVLAQIGYGIGLFFLTPIGDMIERKKLILYLQAALVLSLLLVAFAPNIMILYIGSLLIGVFSVVAQVILPMAASLVKENRGKIVGQIFTGILVGILLARVFSGFITNWLGWQYVYLISAVLVAGTAILMQTDFRSVPERFTGTYAGLLKSTIAQWSRFPVLRRTALTGMLAFGTLSAFWVTLTLYLSEAPFHYSASAIGLFGLLAAAGALIAPLFGKLADKGSSVRSLLFSTGLTLLSIVILKVAPGAIVAIWITVILLDIGVQATQVTNIAVIYTLDSLANSRINTVYMTSYFIGGALGSYFAIQFYKSGGWPAATAFMALLALIAIINVVTSTSNANKLQLGKSE; encoded by the coding sequence ATGGCACCTCTTAAAAATACCCAGGTACTTATAATGGCCGCTACCGCCGGAATAGCCGTAGCCAATGTATATTACAGCCAACCCATTCTGCACGAAATTTCCCTTCAATTTCATACTACCCTGGAAAAAGCCGGTAGCATTTCGGTTTTAGCTCAGATTGGCTATGGCATCGGGCTGTTCTTTCTAACGCCCATTGGGGATATGATCGAACGGAAAAAGCTTATTTTGTACCTGCAGGCAGCCCTGGTTTTATCGCTTCTGCTCGTAGCCTTTGCGCCTAATATAATGATATTATATATCGGCAGTTTGCTCATTGGCGTGTTTTCGGTGGTAGCGCAGGTAATATTGCCCATGGCTGCCAGTTTGGTAAAAGAAAACCGGGGCAAGATTGTAGGGCAAATCTTTACGGGAATTTTAGTGGGTATCTTGTTAGCCCGCGTGTTCAGCGGTTTTATAACTAATTGGTTGGGCTGGCAATACGTGTATTTAATTTCGGCAGTTCTGGTAGCCGGTACCGCTATCCTGATGCAAACAGATTTTCGGTCTGTACCCGAGCGGTTTACCGGGACCTACGCTGGTTTGTTAAAGTCCACCATTGCTCAATGGAGCCGCTTTCCCGTACTGCGCCGAACTGCTTTAACCGGAATGCTGGCCTTTGGCACATTAAGTGCATTTTGGGTTACGCTTACCCTATACCTGAGCGAGGCACCTTTTCATTATTCCGCTTCGGCCATTGGTTTGTTTGGCTTATTAGCTGCCGCCGGCGCTTTAATTGCTCCTTTATTTGGCAAACTAGCGGATAAAGGTAGTTCGGTTCGGTCGCTGTTATTTTCTACTGGGTTAACGCTATTGAGCATAGTAATATTGAAGGTAGCTCCCGGAGCTATCGTAGCCATCTGGATTACGGTAATTCTGCTGGATATAGGCGTACAAGCCACCCAGGTAACCAACATTGCGGTTATCTACACCCTCGATTCTTTAGCCAACAGCCGAATCAATACCGTTTACATGACCAGTTATTTCATCGGCGGCGCCCTGGGTTCTTACTTTGCCATTCAGTTTTATAAATCTGGCGGTTGGCCCGCAGCCACCGCGTTCATGGCCTTACTCGCCTTAATAGCCATTATCAATGTAGTCACCTCCACAAGCAACGCCAATAAATTACAACTAGGCAAATCCGAATAA
- a CDS encoding Crp/Fnr family transcriptional regulator has protein sequence MDFDNLKQHISKRVSFTEEELHEFCQSFKLVKVKKRQFVVQPEFVPRYRFYVVQGSFRAYVIGDEGQEHTIQFAIDDWWITDYNSYLLQQPASMFIMALEDSTLLQIDYETEQALKQRRHVFETYFRILAEATAAHMARRVITNLTKTAEQRYDTFMERYPQIGSKVPQYALASYLGMTTEYLSRLRNKKTIPKKLI, from the coding sequence ATGGACTTCGATAATTTAAAACAGCACATAAGCAAACGTGTTTCTTTTACGGAAGAAGAGCTACATGAATTTTGCCAGAGTTTTAAACTGGTAAAAGTAAAGAAAAGGCAGTTTGTGGTGCAGCCCGAATTTGTACCCCGCTACCGATTTTACGTGGTACAAGGCAGTTTTCGGGCTTACGTAATCGGCGATGAAGGCCAGGAACATACCATTCAGTTTGCCATTGATGATTGGTGGATAACGGATTACAACAGCTACCTTTTGCAGCAACCTGCCTCCATGTTTATAATGGCGCTGGAAGACAGTACCCTGCTGCAAATTGATTACGAAACGGAGCAAGCCTTAAAGCAGCGCCGCCATGTATTCGAAACGTACTTTCGGATACTCGCCGAAGCTACCGCAGCGCACATGGCCCGCCGGGTAATCACCAACCTTACTAAAACCGCCGAACAACGGTACGATACGTTTATGGAGCGCTACCCGCAAATCGGAAGCAAAGTGCCGCAATACGCGCTGGCTTCTTACCTGGGCATGACTACCGAATACCTCTCCCGGCTGCGGAATAAAAAAACTATCCCCAAAAAGTTAATCTAG
- a CDS encoding SDR family NAD(P)-dependent oxidoreductase: MATNNKIALVTGGSRGLGKDMALSLAKKGIDVVLTYHSNQQEAEKVVTELQGLGQKAYAFQLDAGNIPSFDGFLEKVTTHLQQQTGNPNFDFLINNAGTALYANFADTTEEQFDTALNIHYKGVFFLTQKALPFLNDGGRIINISSGLARFSNPGSSAYGSMKGAVEVLTRYLAKELGARGIAANVVAPGPIATDFGGGRVRDNQDLNDHLSSLTALGRVGVAEDIGGVVAFLCTEEASWINGQRIEVSGGVNL; the protein is encoded by the coding sequence ATGGCTACAAATAATAAAATCGCATTAGTAACCGGCGGGAGCCGCGGACTAGGCAAAGACATGGCGCTAAGTTTAGCAAAAAAAGGCATTGATGTGGTGCTCACCTACCACAGCAACCAGCAAGAAGCCGAAAAAGTAGTAACGGAACTACAAGGATTAGGGCAAAAAGCTTATGCCTTTCAATTAGATGCCGGCAACATTCCGTCGTTTGATGGGTTCCTGGAAAAAGTAACTACCCATTTACAACAACAAACCGGCAACCCCAATTTCGATTTTTTAATTAACAATGCCGGCACTGCACTTTACGCTAATTTCGCCGACACCACCGAAGAACAGTTTGATACGGCTTTAAACATTCACTACAAAGGTGTGTTTTTCTTAACCCAAAAAGCTTTACCTTTTCTGAACGATGGTGGACGCATCATTAATATTTCTTCGGGCTTGGCGCGTTTTTCTAATCCGGGTTCCTCGGCGTATGGCTCCATGAAAGGTGCTGTGGAAGTACTTACCCGCTATTTAGCCAAAGAATTAGGTGCGCGCGGCATTGCAGCCAACGTTGTAGCACCAGGGCCTATTGCCACCGACTTTGGCGGCGGCCGGGTACGCGACAACCAAGACCTAAACGACCACTTATCTAGTTTAACGGCTCTGGGCCGGGTAGGGGTGGCCGAAGATATTGGTGGCGTAGTGGCCTTTTTATGCACCGAAGAAGCCAGCTGGATTAACGGCCAACGCATTGAAGTTTCGGGCGGCGTGAATTTATAA
- a CDS encoding helix-turn-helix domain-containing protein, whose product MTGITSLQDFYREMGFVANNQLETILPSGINKEIGHFNVFNIASTRKKLKETKEMPYNRRTYYKISLINGHNRAEYADKSIDIQQHGLLFASPKVPYNYLPQDENQSGYFCIFTHEFLATSRSGVILDELPIFKPGGYPVFELTENQVAELKQLFEKMFQELASDYPYKYDLLRNYVLELIHYGQKLQPDIAQYNAHNATTRIAGLFVELLERQFPIASPGQQLELRAAKDYAERLAIHVNHLNKVLKENTGKTTTDFISSRLAQEAKILLKQTDWNVSEIAYSLGFEEVAHFSNFFKKQAGLSPLAFRS is encoded by the coding sequence ATGACAGGCATTACTTCGTTGCAGGATTTTTACCGGGAAATGGGGTTTGTAGCCAATAACCAGCTCGAAACCATTTTACCCAGCGGCATTAATAAAGAAATTGGGCACTTTAACGTGTTTAACATTGCCAGTACCCGGAAAAAGTTGAAGGAAACCAAAGAAATGCCTTACAACCGGCGTACTTATTACAAAATAAGCCTGATCAACGGCCACAACCGCGCCGAATACGCCGACAAATCCATCGACATCCAGCAACACGGTTTGTTGTTTGCCTCGCCCAAAGTGCCGTACAACTACCTGCCCCAAGACGAAAACCAGTCGGGTTACTTTTGCATTTTCACCCATGAGTTTCTGGCAACTTCGCGGAGTGGCGTAATTCTGGACGAACTGCCTATTTTTAAACCAGGCGGTTACCCGGTTTTCGAATTAACGGAGAACCAAGTAGCAGAATTGAAACAATTGTTCGAGAAGATGTTTCAGGAACTGGCCTCGGACTATCCTTATAAATACGATTTGCTGCGCAATTACGTGTTAGAGTTAATCCACTATGGCCAGAAATTACAACCCGATATTGCCCAGTATAACGCCCATAATGCCACTACCCGTATTGCCGGTTTGTTCGTGGAATTGCTGGAACGGCAGTTTCCGATAGCTTCGCCGGGGCAACAATTAGAACTGCGGGCCGCCAAAGATTACGCCGAACGGTTAGCCATTCACGTGAACCACCTCAACAAGGTTTTAAAAGAAAATACCGGCAAAACCACCACCGATTTTATTAGCAGCCGTCTGGCCCAGGAAGCTAAAATCCTGCTTAAGCAAACCGACTGGAATGTTTCGGAAATTGCGTACTCCTTGGGTTTTGAAGAAGTAGCGCATTTTTCTAATTTTTTTAAAAAACAGGCCGGCTTATCGCCTCTGGCTTTTCGTTCCTGA
- a CDS encoding SDR family oxidoreductase: protein MDKTILITGSSRGIGAATALLAAKQGYNVCVNYLQNKKAAEQIVDAINQQGDQAIAYQADVSSEADVTALFSKIDKDFGRLTALVNNAGILEAQSRVDNMNVERLTRVINSNIISYILCSKEAIKRMSTLYGGKGGAIVNVSSIAARTGSPNEYVDYAASKGAIDTLTFGLSKEVATEGIRVNAVRPGFIYTDIHASGGEPDRVNRIKSSLPMKRGGHPEEVAKAILWLLSDEASFSTGTIIDVTGGR from the coding sequence ATGGATAAAACAATTCTCATAACTGGAAGTAGCAGAGGCATTGGAGCGGCAACCGCTTTGTTAGCCGCAAAACAAGGTTATAATGTTTGTGTAAACTACTTGCAAAATAAGAAAGCCGCCGAACAAATTGTGGATGCCATAAACCAACAAGGCGACCAGGCCATTGCGTATCAGGCAGATGTATCTTCTGAAGCAGATGTAACCGCGCTTTTTAGTAAAATAGATAAAGATTTCGGAAGATTAACAGCCTTAGTAAACAATGCAGGCATTTTAGAAGCGCAATCGCGAGTAGATAATATGAATGTAGAGCGGCTTACCCGAGTGATAAATAGTAATATTATTAGTTACATTTTGTGTTCGAAAGAAGCAATTAAACGAATGTCAACTCTTTATGGCGGTAAAGGTGGAGCCATCGTTAATGTTTCTTCCATTGCCGCCCGAACCGGTTCTCCTAATGAGTATGTAGATTATGCCGCTTCGAAAGGTGCCATTGATACGCTTACATTCGGGCTTTCAAAAGAAGTAGCTACAGAAGGAATAAGAGTAAATGCCGTTAGGCCAGGATTTATCTATACGGATATTCATGCAAGTGGCGGAGAACCCGATAGGGTTAACCGGATAAAAAGCTCTCTGCCCATGAAAAGAGGCGGCCACCCCGAAGAAGTGGCGAAAGCAATCTTATGGTTATTATCAGACGAAGCCTCTTTCTCAACCGGAACAATTATCGACGTGACCGGAGGTCGATAA
- a CDS encoding helix-turn-helix domain-containing protein, with amino-acid sequence MNIRLIKTEKDYQLALQRLEEIFDAEPGTLAGDELELLSFLIDSYEKEHFPITAPDPIEAVKFRMEQLGLKQKDLAEVLGFKSRVSEVLNRKRKLSLEMIRNLHKTLNIPTNVLIQEY; translated from the coding sequence ATGAATATTAGATTAATAAAGACCGAAAAAGACTATCAATTAGCCTTGCAAAGGCTGGAAGAAATATTTGACGCGGAGCCAGGTACGCTAGCAGGCGACGAGCTCGAGTTGCTTTCCTTTCTGATTGATTCTTATGAAAAGGAGCATTTCCCTATAACTGCCCCAGACCCCATTGAGGCAGTAAAGTTTAGAATGGAACAATTAGGATTAAAGCAGAAAGACTTAGCTGAAGTCTTAGGTTTTAAAAGTAGAGTAAGTGAGGTGTTAAATAGAAAAAGAAAACTTTCTTTAGAAATGATCCGGAACCTTCACAAAACCTTGAATATTCCGACAAACGTGCTCATTCAGGAATACTAA
- a CDS encoding type II toxin-antitoxin system HigB family toxin: MRVIAKRTLRDFWEKHANSEQQLKAWYNEAEQATWKSPNDIKKHYPSASILEDNRIVFNIKGNSYRLIVRINYPFSIVWIRFIGTHAEYDKVDATKI, encoded by the coding sequence GTGAGGGTAATAGCAAAACGAACATTACGTGATTTCTGGGAGAAGCACGCCAACAGTGAGCAACAATTAAAAGCCTGGTACAATGAGGCGGAGCAAGCTACTTGGAAGTCTCCCAACGATATCAAGAAACACTACCCTTCTGCTAGTATTCTGGAAGACAACAGAATAGTCTTTAACATTAAGGGCAATAGTTACAGGTTAATCGTCAGAATAAATTACCCGTTTAGCATTGTGTGGATACGATTTATAGGTACGCACGCCGAATATGATAAAGTTGATGCTACTAAAATTTAA
- a CDS encoding aldehyde dehydrogenase family protein, translating to MAKIVSPQVDFAELIRQVKQVTPEIYDQQGNYLNLLEGRWQEPGTTREFVTPIDGSVLGSLPFLDKATALRAVHGAHREAADWCRVDLDERKQRVQDCLDQLLDNVELIGKLLMWEIGKTYKLGFTDIDRCIDGVQWYVDNIEEMLGRREPLGVVSNIASWNYPMSVLMHAVLVQVLCGNAAIAKTPTDGGFISLSVTFAIARRCGLPVTLVSGSGGELSDVLVKDQAIECLSFVGGRYNGRNIADALASVHKRYMLEMEGVNTYGIWNFSDWDSLGDQLKKGYDYGKQRCTAYVRFVVERRLFPQFLETYWTAIRSLKIGNPTLVDNPGDKLPDLHFGPVINSRQAEDLDRLYADALKTGATPFYEGKLDDSLFLPNQDRSAYRAPRALVDLPRQSELYFKEPFGPIDSVVLVDRVEELVGEMNISNGALVAAVASDDTKWAQRTAKEVRAFKVGINKLRSRGDREEVFGGLGESWKGAFVGGKLLVEAVTQGAPSELVLGNYQDATLLPEKI from the coding sequence ATGGCAAAAATTGTTTCTCCGCAAGTTGACTTCGCCGAACTAATCCGGCAGGTAAAGCAGGTAACCCCCGAAATTTATGACCAACAGGGTAACTACCTCAACCTTTTAGAAGGCCGCTGGCAGGAGCCGGGCACTACCCGTGAATTTGTAACTCCTATTGATGGCTCCGTACTCGGCAGCTTGCCCTTTCTGGATAAAGCTACCGCCCTACGGGCCGTACATGGCGCCCACCGCGAAGCAGCCGATTGGTGTCGCGTAGACCTGGACGAGCGCAAGCAACGCGTGCAAGACTGCCTGGACCAGCTGCTCGATAACGTAGAACTGATTGGCAAACTGCTCATGTGGGAAATTGGCAAAACCTACAAACTAGGCTTTACCGACATCGACCGCTGCATTGATGGCGTGCAATGGTACGTAGATAATATCGAGGAAATGCTCGGTCGTCGGGAACCTTTGGGCGTGGTATCTAACATTGCTTCCTGGAATTACCCCATGTCGGTGCTGATGCACGCGGTATTGGTGCAGGTGCTTTGCGGCAACGCGGCCATCGCCAAAACGCCTACTGATGGTGGATTTATCTCACTTAGTGTAACTTTTGCCATTGCCCGTCGCTGCGGTTTACCCGTAACTTTGGTTAGTGGCTCCGGTGGCGAGTTAAGTGACGTTTTGGTAAAAGACCAGGCCATTGAATGTCTTTCTTTTGTGGGCGGGCGCTACAACGGCCGCAACATTGCCGACGCGCTGGCTTCGGTACACAAACGTTATATGCTGGAAATGGAAGGCGTAAACACCTACGGTATCTGGAATTTCTCGGATTGGGACAGCCTGGGCGATCAACTTAAAAAAGGCTACGACTACGGTAAACAACGCTGCACCGCTTACGTGCGTTTTGTGGTAGAACGCCGCTTATTTCCGCAATTCCTGGAAACCTACTGGACCGCTATCCGCAGCCTCAAAATAGGCAATCCTACTTTGGTAGACAACCCAGGTGATAAACTACCCGACTTGCATTTTGGACCGGTAATTAACAGCCGGCAAGCCGAAGATCTGGACCGCTTGTACGCCGATGCGCTTAAAACCGGCGCTACGCCTTTTTACGAAGGTAAATTAGACGATTCGTTGTTCTTACCCAACCAGGACCGTTCAGCTTACCGCGCCCCGCGGGCGTTAGTTGATTTGCCGCGCCAGAGCGAATTGTACTTTAAAGAACCTTTCGGGCCAATCGATTCCGTTGTACTGGTTGACCGCGTAGAAGAACTGGTAGGGGAAATGAATATTTCCAACGGTGCCTTAGTAGCGGCCGTAGCTTCCGACGATACCAAATGGGCGCAACGCACCGCCAAAGAAGTGCGGGCCTTTAAAGTAGGCATCAACAAACTTCGCTCCCGTGGCGACCGCGAAGAAGTATTCGGCGGCCTCGGCGAATCGTGGAAAGGTGCTTTTGTAGGTGGTAAACTGCTGGTAGAAGCCGTTACGCAAGGTGCCCCATCGGAGCTTGTTCTGGGTAATTACCAGGATGCCACCTTGTTGCCGGAGAAAATATAA